A window of the Sphingomonas sp. OV641 genome harbors these coding sequences:
- a CDS encoding CopD family protein — GPTNFMALGTTLYGLLLLAKLALFAGMLGLASLNRFRLTPAFERSIAMNDHGGALTALRVSLAVETACVIGILALVAWLGTLAPPASGM; from the coding sequence GGGCCGACCAATTTTATGGCTCTGGGAACGACACTTTACGGCCTGTTGCTGCTCGCCAAGCTAGCCCTGTTCGCCGGGATGCTGGGGCTCGCTTCGCTCAATCGGTTTCGCCTCACGCCGGCCTTTGAGCGCTCGATTGCCATGAACGACCATGGCGGGGCGCTTACGGCGCTGCGGGTCAGCCTTGCGGTCGAGACAGCCTGCGTGATCGGCATCCTGGCGCTCGTGGCATGGCTAGGCACCCTCGCGCCACCCGCGTCGGGCATGTAA